Below is a genomic region from Miscanthus floridulus cultivar M001 chromosome 1, ASM1932011v1, whole genome shotgun sequence.
GAGGCGGCAGAGCAAGAGGGCCGCCACCGCGTCCCTGCTTGAGGACACGGCCAGTTCGCCGGCCTTATTTGGCTACTCCAAGGTAGGTAGCTAGGAGTACGTGGCGTGCACATGCGCTGCGCATACGCATCGTGTTTCCAATCCGTCCCCCTGTCCTTCGTGATTAGTGACGACGCGTTTGCTTCTTAATTTGCAGGCGATGAACTCGGGGGAGGACAATGGCTATGGCGGCGCCGACGCCCGGATGACAGAGATCAGCAATGCCGCCGACTTCTCCTACGCCTTCTCCACCACGACGGGATTCAAGGTGCGCCACTCACTGCTCATGCCCGACATCAAGGTCTCGCTTACGGTGCCGACTAATTTGGCTCTGCATTTTCCTATTCTTGCAGGCTCCCTTAAATGGAGCTGCTTTGAGCGGCTACATGCAAATGCAGTACTCCCCGGCTCCCGTCAAGCCGATGCCCAGAAGACAGGTGAGTGAGTGAGCATTCGTTCCGGTTCCAGCGCGCTGCTCTGTTTCTTGTTCAGACAAACTGTCATATGTATAGCCACCATCCTTGCTGGATTTGTATATCTAAGCTTACCAAAAGAAAACATTTCTGCAGGTGTGCAGAGATGCGtcggagaagaagaggtggtgacTGCCGCGTGTTGATCGAAGGTGGTGACTGCCGATGCCGGTTGGAGTGAAGGATGTCCGTGGCTTGCTCGGCGGCTCTGTTCTGTCCCTGTCCCTGTCCGTGGAAGCCATAAGAGATGAGCAGGCAGGGAGGGAGGCAGGCTCGACGAGTGCGTTTGCAAATCTTCTCCTGTTCTCCAGACCTCCAAGAGATCTTCCCTTGCGTTGCGTCCATTAATCCCCACCTGCTTTGCCACCTCTCTCCCCATGTCTCCCTTGTGTGTGTTTTCCACTGTGGCTCTCTGCGCCTGTTTGCGCTGTTGTTCCTCCCTATCTGCGCCTGTTAGTCTCCCACTTTTTAGCTGTCATTGCAGTGGGAAACAACAACCTGaggaaaaacaaaacaaaacaaaaacaaaagcaaaaacatGCGCGCCGACGTGAAATCCCTTTTGCACCTCGCGGCTTTTGTCACTGTGTGTTGTAGTATGTGCATGATCCTCTGATCCTCTCCCGGAAGTCAGTAGGAATAGCCTGCGCAGCGCTGTCCCTGTTTGGCGAACGTTGACGTCAACCGGCCGGCGGATCCGTGCCCTCGATCGATCGAACCATCTACTGCTCACACTTCTAGATATTTGCAACAGAAGATTCAGCGCACACCTCGCACCATGAATGCTGGCCAACCAACCAACGGGAGTGTCATTATCCGCGAAATGATCTTAGGACCAGCCTGGACCTCTAAAAGCCCCCGCGCACGGCGCCACTAAACAACAAGGCCTTCAGATTTCCTTCGTGCCACCATTTGTTTGGGTCTTCTTTACTAGTAGTCGGCATATATAGCGACCATTTTCTTTTTCTCCCCTAGGAAAAAAAATACTCATTGATAGTACTCCCTAGCTAGTGGTAGTGGCCATGCGTGTCTTTTGTCGTGTGTGATCCTCCCAAACGGAAGCGGCACGGTTCGAGGCCCCCAGATCCCAGTCGATGCCAAGCTGGTAGAGGCGATCGAGGCTACAGTGGTGATTCGAAAGCAATGGCGACTTGCCGAAGGGGGAGCGTATCCGAGTAGTGTGTGTGGCTCCGGGCCACTACGGACGTCTCCTAAAATTCCGGTCACATCGAATGCCAGACACacgtatagagtattaaatatagattaattacgaaactaattacataacttgcgattaatttgcgagattgatcttttaagcctatttagttcatgatttaacaacgtattactacagtaaacatgtgctaataatagattaattatgcttaaaaaatcgtctcacaaattagcttccatctatataattggttttgtaattaatctatatttaattctctttattaatatctaaatatttaATGTAACGTAACC
It encodes:
- the LOC136504805 gene encoding protein SOB FIVE-LIKE 5-like isoform X1, which encodes MDEEELATATAAASSECSSGCQSGWTTYLDDHTSSYSCGTARFHHGKARQPYYCDYSEEEDLSMISDASSGPRQQSSAGNDVEGGAAAVHANAERRGRREETTAAARRQSKRAATASLLEDTASSPALFGYSKAMNSGEDNGYGGADARMTEISNAADFSYAFSTTTGFKAPLNGAALSGYMQMQYSPAPVKPMPRRQVSECAEMRRRRRGGDCRVLIEGGDCRCRLE